In one window of Candidatus Omnitrophota bacterium DNA:
- a CDS encoding DUF1957 domain-containing protein: MEKGYLCIVLHSHLPYVRHPEYKDFLEEDWLYEAITETYIPLISVYNGLVKDGVDFRITMSITPTLCSMLADPLLQDRYLKHIESLIELSNKEIERTRWEPAFNRLALMYQAKFIETRQIFADKYHKNILAAFKEFQDMGKLEIITCNATHGFLPLMEVNPKSVQAQVQVGANNYERFFGRRPRGTWLAECGYYPGVDRYVKEAGIRYFFVDTHAILHASPRPKYGVYAPIYCKSGVAAFGRDFESSKQVWSSIEGYPGDFNYRDFYRDIGFDLDFDYIKPYIHEAGIRINTGIKYYRITGKTDQKEPYNPDWARDSAGAHAGNFMHNREKQAEYLFDVMGKKPVIVAPYDAELYGHWWYEGPMFLDFLFRKLHYDQKTVKPITPSEYLEQNPRNQVSTPSMSSWGYKGYAEHWLDGSNDWIYRHLHKASDRMTELAGTYKDATGLQRRALNQALRELLLAQSSDWAFIMKTGTVVQYAVKRTKDHILRFTRLYEDIKADRINEGWLADIEWKDNIFPEIDYRVHT, encoded by the coding sequence ATGGAAAAAGGCTACCTCTGTATAGTCCTGCACAGCCATCTTCCTTATGTCCGGCATCCGGAGTACAAGGACTTCCTCGAGGAGGACTGGCTTTACGAGGCGATAACCGAGACCTACATCCCGCTCATCAGCGTCTATAACGGGCTGGTCAAAGACGGCGTGGATTTCCGCATAACTATGTCGATCACGCCGACGCTCTGTTCGATGCTCGCCGACCCGCTCCTGCAGGACAGGTACTTAAAGCATATCGAATCCCTCATAGAACTCTCCAATAAAGAGATCGAACGCACCAGATGGGAACCCGCCTTCAACCGGCTCGCCCTGATGTACCAGGCAAAATTCATCGAGACGCGGCAGATATTCGCCGACAAGTACCACAAGAACATCCTCGCCGCTTTCAAGGAATTCCAGGATATGGGCAAACTCGAGATCATAACCTGCAACGCCACGCACGGCTTCCTGCCGCTTATGGAGGTAAACCCGAAATCGGTCCAGGCGCAGGTCCAGGTCGGCGCGAACAATTACGAGAGGTTTTTCGGCAGGCGCCCGCGCGGCACGTGGCTCGCCGAATGCGGATATTACCCCGGCGTCGACCGGTACGTGAAAGAGGCGGGGATAAGGTATTTCTTCGTAGATACGCACGCGATACTCCACGCCAGCCCGCGCCCGAAATACGGCGTCTACGCGCCGATATACTGCAAGTCAGGCGTCGCCGCCTTCGGAAGGGATTTCGAGTCGTCAAAACAGGTCTGGAGCTCGATCGAGGGTTATCCCGGCGATTTTAATTACCGCGACTTCTACCGCGATATCGGTTTTGACCTCGACTTCGACTACATAAAGCCCTACATCCACGAGGCCGGCATACGCATAAACACGGGCATAAAATATTACAGGATAACCGGCAAGACCGACCAGAAGGAGCCGTATAATCCCGACTGGGCCCGCGACTCTGCCGGCGCGCACGCCGGGAATTTCATGCACAACAGGGAGAAGCAGGCGGAGTACCTCTTCGACGTGATGGGGAAGAAGCCGGTCATCGTGGCCCCTTACGACGCCGAACTATACGGCCACTGGTGGTACGAGGGGCCGATGTTCCTCGATTTCCTTTTCAGGAAACTGCATTACGACCAGAAGACCGTCAAGCCGATAACGCCTTCGGAGTACCTCGAGCAGAATCCCCGGAACCAGGTCTCGACCCCGTCGATGTCGAGCTGGGGCTATAAGGGATACGCCGAGCACTGGCTCGACGGCTCTAACGATTGGATATACAGGCACCTGCATAAGGCCTCGGACCGCATGACGGAATTGGCCGGTACTTACAAGGACGCGACTGGCCTGCAGCGCCGCGCCCTAAACCAGGCGCTGCGCGAACTTCTGCTCGCGCAGTCGAGCGACTGGGCGTTCATAATGAAGACCGGCACGGTCGTCCAGTACGCCGTCAAGAGGACCAAAGACCATATATTGAGATTTACCCGGCTCTATGAGGATATAAAGGCGGACCGCATCAACGAAGGATGGCTCGCCGATATCGAATGGAAGGACAATATCTTTCCGGAGATAGACTATAGAGTCCATACCTAA
- a CDS encoding isoprenyl transferase has product MPDKNTLPLHIAVIMDGNGRWAKKRGLPRVMGHRAGMKAVREVIKSCRELGIKHLTLYAFSSENWKRPKAEVDALMRFLNEYIEKELQSFLKNGIRLNFIGRMGALPDFVRPKLKKAMEATADCGKMTLNVALNYSGRGEIVDAAKRFASQVKAGKLGVDDLDEDSFGGFLYTAGQPDPDLLIRTSGEMRISNFLLWQISYAELYVTPKLWPDFKNGDLVDAIKEYQKRERRFGA; this is encoded by the coding sequence ATGCCCGATAAGAACACTCTTCCTTTGCATATCGCCGTCATAATGGACGGGAACGGCAGGTGGGCCAAAAAGCGCGGGCTGCCGCGGGTCATGGGCCACCGCGCCGGGATGAAGGCCGTCAGGGAAGTCATAAAGTCGTGCCGCGAACTGGGCATAAAACACCTGACGCTCTACGCGTTCTCCTCGGAGAACTGGAAACGCCCTAAAGCGGAAGTCGACGCGCTCATGCGCTTCCTCAACGAATATATAGAAAAGGAATTACAGTCCTTTTTAAAGAACGGCATAAGGCTTAATTTTATCGGCAGGATGGGCGCCCTGCCGGATTTCGTGCGCCCTAAATTGAAAAAGGCGATGGAAGCGACCGCCGATTGCGGAAAAATGACGCTCAACGTTGCGCTCAATTACAGCGGCAGGGGCGAGATCGTGGACGCGGCTAAAAGGTTCGCCTCGCAGGTAAAGGCCGGAAAGCTCGGCGTCGACGATCTCGACGAGGATTCATTCGGCGGGTTCCTGTATACCGCCGGCCAGCCCGACCCGGACCTGCTGATCCGCACCTCGGGCGAAATGCGGATATCGAATTTCCTCCTCTGGCAGATATCTTATGCCGAATTATACGTGACGCCGAAACTCTGGCCCGATTTCAAGAACGGCGACCTGGTAGACGCTATAAAGGAATACCAAAAACGCGAAAGAAGGTTCGGGGCATGA
- a CDS encoding phosphatidate cytidylyltransferase, producing the protein MTGQSDKNHDSHNNLIPRLVSSVLIILFVLFTVLVWPDWFFCLVLTVMIAMALNEFYTLVEKKGIPIFKISGISIAILVPTSIYFTFEPTKGWELLFIIAVLLIIFILQFTRRESDQAIVGVSTMIFGILYISWTFSFLMKLKLIEPDGLPDGSLLVAFLLLVTKIGDIGAYFVGTYFGKHTLIARISPKKSVEGAIGGFVCSVAAALISKSFLPSVPLHHLFILGCILGVLAQVGDLTESLIKRDSQVKDSAVLIPGMGGMLDLIDSILFTAPTLYFYALKFLT; encoded by the coding sequence ATGACCGGACAGTCGGACAAAAACCACGATAGCCATAACAACCTTATACCGAGGCTGGTAAGCTCGGTCCTGATAATATTATTCGTGCTGTTTACCGTCCTCGTCTGGCCGGACTGGTTCTTCTGCCTCGTCCTCACCGTCATGATAGCGATGGCGCTCAACGAGTTCTACACGCTCGTCGAGAAGAAGGGGATACCGATATTCAAGATAAGCGGGATCTCGATAGCCATCCTCGTCCCGACGTCGATATACTTCACCTTCGAGCCCACGAAAGGATGGGAACTGCTTTTCATCATCGCCGTACTCCTTATCATATTCATCCTGCAGTTCACCCGCAGGGAGAGCGACCAGGCGATAGTCGGCGTCTCGACGATGATATTCGGCATCCTTTATATCAGTTGGACGTTCAGTTTCCTCATGAAGTTGAAACTCATAGAGCCTGACGGCCTGCCGGACGGGAGCCTGCTGGTAGCGTTCCTGCTCCTGGTCACGAAGATCGGCGATATAGGCGCTTATTTTGTCGGGACGTATTTCGGCAAGCACACCCTCATAGCGAGGATAAGCCCGAAGAAATCCGTGGAAGGGGCGATAGGCGGGTTCGTATGCAGTGTTGCCGCCGCCCTTATAAGCAAGTCGTTTTTGCCGTCTGTCCCGCTGCACCACCTGTTTATTCTGGGCTGTATCCTGGGGGTGCTGGCGCAGGTAGGCGACCTGACCGAGTCATTGATAAAACGCGACAGCCAGGTCAAGGATTCGGCGGTGCTTATTCCGGGGATGGGCGGGATGCTGGACCTCATCGACAGCATTTTGTTCACGGCGCCGACCTTATATTTTTACGCCCTTAAGTTCCTCACATGA
- a CDS encoding 1-deoxy-D-xylulose-5-phosphate reductoisomerase — protein sequence MKKINILGSTGSIGTNALDVIGRHPREFSVVGLAAHSNAELLVRQAKRFRPRAVAICNEAKVNGVRKALSGAGIRVLGGYEGINELAGHKDADITLVSIVGAAGLLPTLYAIDSVRTVALANKEPLVMAGGIITARAKKRGTKIIPVDSEHSAIFQCLNGHDREDLKKIYLTGSGGPLKNLDAKKFEALSPEEVVNHPRWKMGKKISVDSATLMNKGLEIIEAKWLFGVGVDKIDVLIHPEAIIHSMVEFIDGSIMAQLSQTDMRLPIMYAFSYPRRVKSTLPALDFVKLGKFTFSPPDFGKFPCLKMAYEAAKNGGSQPAVLNAANEEAVLAFLGKKIKFTQIPKIIGGVLAKHRSKADPSLDEILQIDAWARQQARSLI from the coding sequence ATGAAAAAGATAAATATACTGGGCTCAACGGGCTCTATCGGCACTAACGCGTTGGATGTCATCGGCAGGCACCCGCGCGAATTTTCTGTGGTTGGGCTCGCGGCGCATTCCAATGCCGAACTGCTCGTCCGCCAAGCGAAGAGATTCCGCCCAAGGGCCGTCGCGATATGCAACGAAGCGAAGGTCAACGGTGTCAGGAAGGCGCTATCCGGCGCCGGGATAAGGGTATTAGGCGGCTACGAAGGCATAAACGAGCTCGCCGGGCATAAGGATGCCGATATCACGCTCGTCTCGATAGTCGGCGCGGCAGGGCTGCTTCCGACATTATACGCGATAGATTCGGTCAGGACCGTTGCGCTCGCGAACAAAGAGCCGCTCGTCATGGCCGGCGGGATAATAACAGCGCGCGCGAAAAAACGCGGCACGAAGATAATCCCGGTCGATTCCGAGCACAGCGCGATATTCCAGTGCTTGAACGGCCACGACAGGGAAGACCTGAAGAAGATATACCTTACCGGTTCGGGCGGGCCGCTAAAGAACCTGGACGCGAAAAAGTTTGAAGCCCTTTCTCCCGAGGAGGTCGTAAACCACCCGCGCTGGAAGATGGGCAAGAAGATATCGGTAGACTCGGCCACGCTTATGAACAAGGGCCTCGAGATAATAGAGGCGAAATGGCTCTTCGGCGTCGGCGTCGACAAGATAGACGTCCTGATACATCCCGAGGCGATAATACATTCGATGGTCGAGTTCATCGACGGCTCGATAATGGCGCAGTTGTCGCAGACGGATATGCGCCTGCCTATAATGTATGCGTTCTCGTATCCGCGCCGCGTGAAATCGACGCTTCCCGCGCTCGATTTCGTGAAGCTCGGAAAATTCACGTTCTCTCCGCCGGACTTTGGGAAATTCCCGTGCCTTAAAATGGCATACGAGGCGGCAAAGAACGGCGGCTCTCAGCCCGCAGTGTTAAATGCCGCGAACGAGGAAGCCGTGTTGGCGTTCCTCGGCAAGAAGATAAAATTCACACAGATACCGAAGATCATCGGCGGAGTTCTGGCCAAGCACAGGTCAAAGGCGGATCCTTCGCTCGATGAGATACTTCAAATAGACGCCTGGGCAAGACAACAGGCGAGGAGCTTGATCTGA
- the rseP gene encoding RIP metalloprotease RseP: MLSWILVVLAFSVMIIIHELGHFLVARRVGIKVETFSIGFGPPIFSVKKGGVEYRIGALPLGGYVKLLGEDPSEKLTGDKSELASQPVGNRFKVFAAGSALNYLLGYVLLSVVFMIGYPVITTKVGALVEDYPAKKAGMQVGDRVLAIDGKAVGDWEELTGIMHKKTEGDVKLIIDRDGKKLDLVIRPMVRETKDVFGNKVRIAQVGIMNSDERSVQKYGFFGSFAAGGKKLVNFTYMTYKGLWSLITGKLPFKENVMGPVGIFGTMNAAAKIGVVPFLLLTALISALLGMFNVLPVPPLDGGLILFLGIEKIMGRPLSRRVQEVAMQAGWMFFIALMLFATYGDIFRMMGK, translated from the coding sequence ATGCTATCCTGGATACTTGTAGTACTCGCGTTTTCCGTGATGATAATCATACATGAGTTGGGGCATTTCCTGGTCGCCCGGAGGGTCGGGATAAAAGTCGAGACATTCTCGATCGGGTTCGGCCCGCCGATCTTTTCCGTCAAAAAGGGCGGGGTCGAATACAGGATCGGCGCCTTGCCCCTCGGCGGATATGTAAAATTGCTCGGGGAAGACCCTTCGGAAAAGCTGACAGGGGATAAAAGCGAATTGGCCTCCCAACCTGTTGGCAACAGGTTCAAAGTATTTGCCGCTGGCTCGGCCCTCAATTACCTTCTCGGCTACGTGCTCCTTTCGGTCGTGTTCATGATAGGTTATCCTGTAATAACGACAAAAGTAGGCGCGCTGGTCGAGGATTACCCGGCCAAAAAAGCCGGGATGCAGGTCGGCGACAGGGTCCTTGCCATCGACGGCAAAGCCGTCGGCGACTGGGAGGAGCTCACCGGTATTATGCATAAGAAGACCGAAGGCGACGTCAAGCTGATCATCGACAGGGACGGGAAGAAATTAGACCTTGTCATCAGGCCCATGGTCCGCGAGACAAAGGATGTCTTCGGCAACAAGGTCCGCATCGCCCAGGTCGGCATAATGAACTCCGACGAGCGCAGCGTCCAGAAATACGGTTTCTTCGGATCATTCGCGGCGGGCGGAAAGAAACTCGTCAATTTTACCTATATGACTTATAAGGGCCTCTGGAGCCTGATAACCGGCAAACTCCCGTTCAAGGAGAATGTGATGGGCCCGGTAGGCATCTTCGGGACGATGAACGCGGCTGCGAAGATCGGCGTTGTCCCGTTCCTGCTGCTGACCGCCCTGATCAGCGCCCTGCTCGGGATGTTCAACGTGCTTCCGGTCCCGCCGCTCGACGGTGGGCTGATATTATTTCTCGGCATAGAAAAAATAATGGGCAGGCCTCTCAGCAGGAGGGTGCAGGAGGTAGCTATGCAGGCAGGCTGGATGTTCTTCATCGCCTTGATGCTCTTTGCGACATACGGCGACATATTCAGGATGATGGGTAAATGA
- the ispG gene encoding flavodoxin-dependent (E)-4-hydroxy-3-methylbut-2-enyl-diphosphate synthase — MKIIRRKTRTINLGGVKIGGTSPVSVQSMTKTDTLDVAATVAQIKKLELAGCDIVRTAVKDASCCDALARIMKKINIPLEADIHFDYRLAIKAIEAGVDGVRLNPGNVCKKDEVAAVINLAKKRSIPVRVGVNSGSVRIPKGGVSREKFPALMVKAALDYIKMIEDLNFRNLMVSLKVSDVGQTIDAYRLMAKKCDYPFHLGVTAAGPELSGTVKSTLGIGILLAEGIGDTIRVSLTGDPVQEVIVGKNIIQGLGLRRFGPEVLSCPTCGRTEVDIIGIANKVEQALGKIKDEKGKLSGLRVAVMGCVVNGPGEAKEADLGIAAGKGSGFLFIKGKPARKIKESEFVSAIVTEINKILRG; from the coding sequence ATGAAGATAATAAGACGCAAGACAAGGACTATAAACTTGGGCGGGGTGAAGATAGGCGGGACGAGCCCGGTATCGGTGCAGTCGATGACAAAGACCGATACGCTCGACGTCGCCGCGACAGTCGCGCAGATAAAAAAGCTTGAGCTCGCCGGCTGCGATATCGTGCGCACCGCGGTCAAGGACGCCTCGTGCTGCGATGCCCTCGCCAGGATAATGAAAAAGATAAACATCCCGCTCGAAGCCGATATACATTTCGATTACCGGCTCGCTATAAAAGCGATAGAGGCGGGTGTCGACGGCGTCAGGCTCAACCCCGGCAACGTCTGTAAGAAAGACGAAGTCGCCGCGGTAATAAATCTCGCGAAAAAACGCAGTATTCCCGTGCGCGTCGGCGTAAACTCCGGTTCGGTGCGCATCCCGAAGGGCGGCGTATCGAGAGAGAAGTTCCCTGCGCTTATGGTCAAGGCCGCGCTCGATTATATCAAGATGATCGAAGATCTCAATTTCAGGAATTTGATGGTATCGCTTAAGGTCTCCGACGTAGGGCAAACGATAGATGCTTACCGGCTCATGGCCAAGAAATGTGACTACCCGTTCCATCTGGGCGTAACTGCCGCAGGCCCTGAACTTTCCGGGACGGTCAAGTCCACACTTGGTATCGGTATCCTGCTTGCAGAGGGGATAGGAGATACGATACGCGTATCGCTTACCGGCGACCCGGTCCAGGAAGTCATCGTCGGGAAAAATATAATCCAGGGGCTCGGGCTTCGCAGGTTCGGCCCCGAGGTCCTTTCCTGCCCGACTTGCGGCAGGACAGAGGTAGACATTATCGGCATCGCGAATAAAGTCGAGCAGGCGCTCGGCAAGATTAAAGACGAAAAAGGCAAGCTCTCGGGCCTGCGCGTCGCCGTGATGGGATGTGTAGTCAACGGCCCGGGTGAAGCGAAAGAGGCGGATCTCGGCATCGCGGCGGGAAAGGGCAGCGGATTTCTCTTTATTAAAGGCAAGCCCGCGCGTAAAATAAAAGAGAGCGAGTTCGTCAGCGCGATAGTCACCGAGATAAATAAAATACTGAGGGGTTGA
- the proS gene encoding proline--tRNA ligase yields MRWTQALIPTLKEDPAEAEIISHKLMIRAGLIRKLTAGAYTYLPLGWRVLNKVENIIREEMDAKGAQEILMPALQPSELWKESGRYTALGEDMIKFTDRHGKETILGPTHEEIITDLVRGSVKSYKELPLILYQIQVKFRDEIRPRSGVLRSREFIMKDAYSFDRDTAGLDKNYKKMYDAYCAIFTRCGLKFLAVEADTGVMGGDVSHEFMVLSESGEDTLAHCAKCGYAASLDKHLLNLNVKKDFKIETLDDIKKIDKGDKCPKCGTEIKLEQAIEVGHVFKLGTKYSKAMSANFLGEDGKERIYIMGCYGIGVNRIIAALIEQSHDKDGIIWCPSIAPYTVAILPLNTAHPASMEAGEKIYAELASAGIECILDDRPERAGVKFKDSDLIGFPIQIIIGEKRIANGEVEIKDRKTKEVKILMSDKIVSAIKEFLSALGS; encoded by the coding sequence ATGAGATGGACCCAGGCACTGATCCCGACGCTTAAAGAAGACCCGGCAGAGGCGGAAATAATAAGCCACAAGCTAATGATCCGCGCCGGGCTTATCCGCAAGCTCACCGCCGGCGCTTACACCTACCTGCCGCTCGGATGGCGCGTCCTCAACAAAGTGGAAAATATAATCCGCGAAGAGATGGACGCCAAAGGCGCGCAGGAGATCCTGATGCCCGCGCTCCAGCCCTCCGAATTATGGAAGGAATCCGGAAGATATACTGCCCTCGGCGAAGATATGATCAAGTTCACCGACCGGCACGGCAAGGAGACTATCCTGGGCCCGACCCACGAGGAGATAATAACCGACCTCGTCAGGGGCAGTGTCAAGTCCTACAAAGAACTTCCTCTTATACTTTACCAGATACAGGTCAAATTCCGCGACGAGATACGCCCGCGCTCCGGCGTTTTGCGCTCGCGCGAGTTCATTATGAAGGACGCATATTCATTCGACCGCGACACCGCCGGCCTAGACAAAAACTATAAAAAAATGTACGACGCCTACTGCGCGATATTCACCCGCTGCGGCCTGAAATTTTTGGCCGTCGAGGCCGATACCGGCGTAATGGGCGGCGATGTCTCGCACGAGTTCATGGTCTTATCCGAGAGCGGCGAAGATACGCTCGCCCATTGCGCGAAATGCGGCTACGCGGCAAGTTTGGATAAGCACCTTTTAAATCTTAACGTAAAGAAGGATTTCAAGATAGAGACTCTTGACGATATCAAGAAGATAGACAAAGGCGACAAATGCCCTAAATGCGGCACCGAGATAAAGCTTGAACAGGCGATAGAAGTCGGTCACGTATTCAAGCTCGGCACTAAATATTCAAAGGCGATGTCCGCCAATTTCCTCGGCGAGGACGGCAAGGAAAGAATATATATAATGGGCTGCTACGGCATCGGCGTCAACAGGATAATCGCCGCTTTGATCGAGCAGAGCCACGACAAGGACGGCATCATCTGGTGCCCGTCGATAGCGCCCTACACAGTCGCAATACTCCCGCTCAACACCGCACATCCAGCATCGATGGAGGCAGGCGAGAAGATCTACGCCGAGCTGGCCTCCGCCGGAATCGAATGCATCCTCGACGACCGCCCCGAACGCGCCGGCGTAAAGTTCAAAGACTCCGACCTCATCGGCTTCCCGATCCAAATAATCATAGGTGAAAAAAGAATCGCCAACGGCGAAGTCGAGATTAAAGACCGCAAGACGAAAGAGGTAAAAATACTAATGAGTGACAAGATCGTTTCCGCGATTAAGGAATTTTTATCGGCTCTAGGTTCGTAG
- a CDS encoding serine protease: MKKRISLLCVIYFTSASFCYAGEICSRENIVPCVVLLEQKSNIASISINGVKSELWYKEPGSAEPKPRYEFFQGTGFLVSSENNKLFLVTAAHVALTMTPSAQITFKGENDAPISLALSEASGFKKELPWVYHPEADVAVLPLFPENVILIKYFKNHFLPQSLISSEKVPPSRDIPLTVFGFPLGFGAVDTFSPLTKTSHTASSLMQLSRFDNGKVTTFYILEDPSITGYSGGPVFDVSMYKIGALSTTGSGTKLVGIMHGTLSDPTGGKLAAVVPSYFIVETINLALSEPSNK, translated from the coding sequence ATGAAAAAAAGAATTAGCCTACTTTGTGTTATCTATTTTACTTCAGCATCCTTTTGTTATGCTGGTGAAATTTGTTCAAGAGAAAATATTGTTCCCTGCGTTGTTTTATTAGAGCAAAAAAGTAATATTGCTTCAATCAGTATCAACGGAGTAAAATCAGAATTGTGGTATAAAGAACCAGGTAGCGCTGAACCTAAACCGCGTTATGAGTTTTTTCAGGGTACTGGATTTTTGGTTTCTTCTGAAAATAATAAACTTTTCCTAGTAACAGCAGCCCATGTAGCGCTTACAATGACACCGTCAGCGCAGATTACTTTCAAGGGAGAAAATGATGCCCCAATTAGTTTAGCTCTATCAGAGGCAAGTGGTTTTAAAAAAGAATTGCCTTGGGTTTATCATCCAGAAGCAGATGTTGCGGTGTTACCGTTATTCCCTGAGAATGTTATTTTAATAAAGTATTTCAAAAACCACTTTCTTCCGCAAAGTCTTATTTCATCTGAAAAGGTTCCGCCTTCAAGAGATATTCCCCTAACTGTTTTTGGATTTCCTCTTGGTTTTGGTGCTGTAGATACATTTTCTCCATTAACAAAAACAAGTCATACAGCAAGTAGTTTGATGCAGCTTTCTCGATTCGACAATGGCAAGGTGACTACATTTTATATATTAGAAGATCCAAGCATTACAGGGTACAGTGGTGGCCCGGTTTTTGATGTTTCCATGTATAAAATCGGGGCATTATCTACTACTGGTTCTGGTACAAAATTAGTTGGTATTATGCATGGAACACTTTCGGATCCAACAGGCGGTAAGCTTGCAGCTGTGGTACCGAGTTATTTTATTGTAGAAACTATAAATCTTGCATTATCTGAACCTTCAAATAAATAG
- a CDS encoding HNH endonuclease, with translation MPPRYVKTIKEEILYEYAKLISRSAFKGSINYGFVTDRFKALRDGNATMSGTIREWQREQEMDKECVFCGALEGLQVDHLIPRSRGGPDSADNSVLSCPACNASRGDSGVFQWLGLKKKDGLHRLVAGKYLKLLFDLHQTRGTLDINRDDIARLCPECRNKSTCREWRKEQELTCFCLESVI, from the coding sequence ATGCCCCCACGCTACGTTAAGACCATAAAAGAAGAAATCCTCTACGAATACGCCAAGCTCATATCCCGCAGCGCGTTCAAGGGCAGCATCAACTACGGATTTGTCACGGACCGGTTCAAAGCCCTGCGCGACGGCAACGCTACGATGTCCGGCACGATAAGGGAGTGGCAGAGGGAGCAGGAGATGGATAAGGAGTGCGTCTTTTGCGGCGCGCTCGAAGGCCTGCAGGTCGACCACCTCATCCCGCGAAGCCGCGGCGGCCCTGATTCGGCGGATAATTCGGTCCTGTCGTGTCCCGCCTGCAACGCCTCGCGGGGCGACAGCGGCGTCTTCCAATGGTTGGGGCTCAAGAAGAAGGATGGCCTCCACCGCCTCGTGGCCGGCAAGTACCTGAAATTGCTGTTTGACCTCCACCAGACGCGTGGTACACTTGATATAAATAGGGACGACATTGCCCGGTTGTGCCCCGAATGCAGGAACAAGTCCACCTGCAGGGAGTGGCGCAAGGAACAGGAGCTTACATGTTTTTGTTTGGAGAGCGTGATCTAA
- a CDS encoding tetratricopeptide repeat protein — protein MKRIFILTLAISSIVCNCYAEYEIDEELTAREHFNKGMVYYNRHNYDHSILQFTKAIQMNPQFADAFKQRGNAFLKLGDYDRAIWDYDYAIELNPKYPNLYLDRGSAYRNKGDTEKALADYTKALEISPNFIMVYEGRGMVYADVGEYDKAIADFTKIIELEPDNARAFYRRGKAYSAKGEYGKAVANFNSALSLSPKYYKARFERASAYLNKGDIDRGISEYDKLLRENPRDNAAYNNRGYGYFLKGDNESAIKDYSAALELNPYDVDAWDNIGISYYLTERYLMAKESLETAAELGSVCYECYYYLSEMYAKDGEAEKAKMYRDKAQQYKQQGIK, from the coding sequence ATGAAAAGAATATTCATTTTGACTTTAGCCATATCCTCGATAGTTTGTAATTGCTATGCGGAATACGAGATAGACGAGGAGTTGACCGCCCGTGAGCATTTTAACAAGGGCATGGTTTATTATAACAGGCATAATTACGACCACTCAATCCTGCAGTTCACCAAAGCCATCCAGATGAACCCACAGTTTGCCGATGCCTTCAAGCAGAGGGGGAACGCATTCCTTAAATTGGGTGATTACGACCGCGCGATCTGGGACTACGACTACGCGATAGAACTTAATCCTAAATACCCGAACCTCTATTTAGACCGCGGTTCCGCATATCGCAACAAGGGTGATACCGAAAAAGCCCTTGCCGATTACACCAAAGCGCTGGAGATCAGCCCCAACTTTATTATGGTCTATGAAGGCCGGGGTATGGTATACGCGGATGTCGGCGAATACGACAAGGCGATAGCGGATTTTACGAAGATAATCGAACTTGAGCCCGATAACGCCCGCGCTTTTTATCGCCGCGGCAAGGCTTACAGCGCTAAAGGGGAATACGGCAAGGCCGTCGCGAATTTTAACAGTGCACTGAGCTTATCGCCCAAGTACTACAAAGCGCGTTTTGAGCGCGCGAGCGCCTATTTAAATAAAGGAGACATCGACAGGGGGATATCCGAGTACGACAAATTGTTAAGGGAGAATCCGCGTGATAACGCCGCTTATAATAACCGGGGATACGGCTACTTCCTGAAAGGCGATAATGAATCCGCGATAAAAGACTATTCCGCGGCCCTTGAACTTAATCCCTATGACGTGGATGCCTGGGATAATATAGGTATATCGTATTACCTGACGGAGAGATATTTAATGGCGAAAGAGTCGCTTGAAACAGCAGCGGAGTTGGGTTCCGTATGTTATGAGTGTTACTATTATTTAAGCGAGATGTACGCAAAAGACGGCGAAGCCGAAAAGGCCAAGATGTACCGGGACAAAGCGCAGCAATATAAACAGCAAGGGATTAAATAG